The genome window CACGATGGGGGTGACTTCTCCCCGGAACCGCTCCTGGACACGGTACGGGTCTGTCTGGCCGCCGTTGTACTTGCCCTGGCGCGCATAGGGGTCGAAGTACAGGAGCCCCACGTGACGCCCGCTGGTGCGCTCCTTCACCTCGAAGACGCGCACGTCGGGGTGGTAGACGGGCACGCTGGCCGCGGGAGCGAAGGTGTAGCCGAACAGCTCGCCGGCCACCCAGAACATGCCCTCCCTCAACTTCTCCAACTGGAGGTAGGGCTTCACCTCGGTGTCATCGAAGTCGTACTTCGCCTTGCGCACCTTCTCCGCGAAGTAGCGGTAGTCCCACGGAGCGAGGTCCCCCGTCAGTCCGGAGCGCCGCGCCAGCGCTTGCATCGCGGTGACGTCCGCGCGCACCTGGGCGACGGACGGAGCCCAGGTGTCCATCAGCAGCTTCATGGCTCGCTCGGGGGTGGCCACCATGGTCCCCTCGAGCTGCCGGTGCGCGTACGTCGGGAATCCCAGCAGCCGGGCCTGCTCGGCGCGCAGGGTGAGGATTTCGCTGACGATGGCGTTGTTGTCGTGCGCGTCGCCGTGGTCACCCCGGCTGTCGTAGTTGCGCCACACCTTCTCCCGCAGCGCCCTGTCGTCCAGGTACGTGAGGAAGTCCGCCACGGCCGAGCGGGTATTGGACACCACCCACCGGCCCTTCAGGCCGCGTGCCTCGGCTTCGGTCGCCCCGGCCTTGCGCAGGGCCTCCGGCAGTCCCGCGAGGTCGGCCTCGTCGCCGATGACCACCGGGTTCGCCTCGTCGGCGAGCACGTTCTGCCGGAAGGAGGTGTAGAGGGCGGCGAAGCGCTGGTTGAGCTCGGCGATGCGCTTGCGGCCCGGGGCGTCGAGCTTCGCGCCGGAGCGGGCGAAGTCCCGGTAGTAGTATTGGACGAGGCGCCGCTGCTCGGGCGTCAGCCGCGCCATCTCGGGCGAGTCATGGACGGCCTGGACGCGCTGGAAGAGGGCGAGGTCCTGGGACTGCTCATCCCAGAAGGCCGCCAGCCTGGGCGCCAGGGTGCGCTCGACCTGCTGGAAGTCGGGCGTGTTCATCACCTTGGACCAGGCGCTGTAGACCTCGTAGACGCGGGTGAACGTCCGCCCCGCGTCCTCCAGCGCGGCGATGGTGTTCTCGAACGTCGGGGCCTCGTTCGTGTGGAGGATGGCGGCGAGCTCGCGCCGGTTCTCCTCCATCGCGACCTCGAACGCCGGCTCGAACTGCTCGACCTTCACCCGGTCGAAGGGCGGCACCCCGCCATGGGGGCCCGTCCATGGCTCCAGCAATGGGTTGGCGGGAGTGGCCGGGGCGGCGGCGGCCAGGCCCGCCACGAGGAAGACGAGCACACCGATTCTGTTCTTGGGCATGAAGACAGAATATGAGTGTGGATTGTCGTCCATCCATCGAATGGAATTCGACCAGGAGACCTCGATGCCCCAGCTCGACCGAATCGATCGCGCGATTCTGACCGCCCTCCAGAACAATGCGCGGCTGTCCAACAAGGAGCTGGCCGCGCAGGTGGGGCTCGCGCCCTCGTCGTGCCTCACGCGGGTGCGGAAGCTGGAGGAGGAAGGCGTCATCAAGTCGTATCAGGCGGACCTGGACGCGAACTCACTGGGGCTCGGCCTGCAGGCGCTCATCGCCGTCCAGCTCCGCCTCCATGTCGGCGAGGCCTTCGGCAACATCGGAGACCACCTGCGCTCGCTGCCGGAGACGGTGGCCGTCTACTGCCTCGGCGGCACGACGGACTTCCTCGTCCACGTGGTGTGCCGGGACACCGACCACCTGCGGCGGCTGACCATCCTGTCCTTCACGAGCCGGCCGGAGGTGAGCCGCATCGAGACGTCGCTGGTGTTCTCATACACGCGCCTGGGATTGCCGGTGGACCACGCGCATGGCGACGGCATTCCACCGCGTTGACGTCTTTCGCCGCGCGGAAGGTGAGGGGAGTGGGCCCTCCTGGATTCGAACCAGGGACCAATCGGTTATGAGCCGACAGCTCTAACCGCTGAGCTAAGGGCCCTCAGGCGTGTGCAACCCGCGTGGGCCTGGGCATAACTCCGCGCACGCGGGTCTGGCAAGCGCCACACAGGCCCCGTGTCAGCGTCTGGCCTTGGGCGCCGCGTCCTCGTCCCGTTTGACGCGGAACGTCTGCCCTCGCTGCTCCACCACGACGCCCTCGGCGCGCAGCCGCTTCGCCTGCTCCTGGGCCACCATGGGCGCGAGCACCCCTCCCGCGCGCGTCACCCGCCACCAGGGCACTTCCTTCCCCGTGGGCAGCATCGCCATCTGCTGCCCCACGCCGCGCGCCGCGCCGGGCCGCCCCGCATAGAGCGCCACCTGTGAGTAGGTGCGGACCTCTCCCCGCGGAATCGAGCGCACCGTGCGCCACACCGCCTCCGTGAAGGGCGCGCGCTTCGGCGCCGCCTCGGCCTTCTTCACCCGCGTCTTCGTCCTCGGTCTGGAGAGCGCCATGTGACGCGGGACTCTAGAAACACGAAGGCCCCCGGTCCACGAATGGGAGCGGGGGCCTTCTTGCTTCAGGCCCGGGGGCCTGGAGTCCGCGTCAGCTCTCCACGAAGGAGCGCAGGCGCTTGGAGCGGCT of Myxococcus fulvus contains these proteins:
- a CDS encoding MGMT family protein, giving the protein MALSRPRTKTRVKKAEAAPKRAPFTEAVWRTVRSIPRGEVRTYSQVALYAGRPGAARGVGQQMAMLPTGKEVPWWRVTRAGGVLAPMVAQEQAKRLRAEGVVVEQRGQTFRVKRDEDAAPKARR
- a CDS encoding Lrp/AsnC family transcriptional regulator, with protein sequence MPQLDRIDRAILTALQNNARLSNKELAAQVGLAPSSCLTRVRKLEEEGVIKSYQADLDANSLGLGLQALIAVQLRLHVGEAFGNIGDHLRSLPETVAVYCLGGTTDFLVHVVCRDTDHLRRLTILSFTSRPEVSRIETSLVFSYTRLGLPVDHAHGDGIPPR
- a CDS encoding M3 family metallopeptidase, producing MPKNRIGVLVFLVAGLAAAAPATPANPLLEPWTGPHGGVPPFDRVKVEQFEPAFEVAMEENRRELAAILHTNEAPTFENTIAALEDAGRTFTRVYEVYSAWSKVMNTPDFQQVERTLAPRLAAFWDEQSQDLALFQRVQAVHDSPEMARLTPEQRRLVQYYYRDFARSGAKLDAPGRKRIAELNQRFAALYTSFRQNVLADEANPVVIGDEADLAGLPEALRKAGATEAEARGLKGRWVVSNTRSAVADFLTYLDDRALREKVWRNYDSRGDHGDAHDNNAIVSEILTLRAEQARLLGFPTYAHRQLEGTMVATPERAMKLLMDTWAPSVAQVRADVTAMQALARRSGLTGDLAPWDYRYFAEKVRKAKYDFDDTEVKPYLQLEKLREGMFWVAGELFGYTFAPAASVPVYHPDVRVFEVKERTSGRHVGLLYFDPYARQGKYNGGQTDPYRVQERFRGEVTPIVTNNLPFVKPGPGEAALVGWRDAQTLFHEFGHALHVLNSNVSLPSLSGGRVVRDYGEFSGKLLERWVATPEVLGRFAVHHKTGKPMPPALLAKIQKAATFNQGFYLVDYLTSALVEMKLHLAKEQPLDPDAFERDTLQQLGAPAEVGMRFRMPHFTHVFEGDSYAAGYYMYLWADVLAADAFAAFRQARRLHDPKVAARLRQHVFSVGNTVDPFEGYRAFRGRDATSEALLRERGIR